From a region of the Streptomyces sp. NBC_01454 genome:
- a CDS encoding SCO3374 family protein — MGWPTTGGDPVELLAGLRFDLLEMPADAGYAVLRRLPCTGPVALLRTGRDGNRPGNRPKLLIFIAAGGAEELPGILEWLEWGALAPDLTARGTGDRMPAPAFPTGPALSYGFGSREAAGWVRPPRPGYEAENSLPTTGPGAGIRDVGGAPDLVRLVSAAATECHRARLVRAGNAQSDRAYGDQPLAFSNASRMSAGTRPRSLTL, encoded by the coding sequence ATGGGCTGGCCGACCACCGGAGGGGATCCGGTGGAACTGCTGGCGGGGCTGCGCTTCGATCTCCTGGAGATGCCCGCCGATGCGGGGTACGCCGTACTCCGCCGGCTGCCGTGTACCGGCCCGGTGGCACTGCTTCGGACCGGACGCGACGGGAATCGGCCGGGTAATCGGCCGAAATTGCTCATCTTCATCGCAGCCGGCGGCGCCGAGGAACTCCCGGGAATCCTGGAATGGCTGGAGTGGGGTGCGCTCGCGCCGGATCTTACGGCGCGTGGGACCGGAGACCGGATGCCCGCACCGGCGTTCCCCACCGGCCCAGCACTGTCATACGGATTCGGTTCGAGGGAGGCCGCGGGGTGGGTGCGACCTCCCCGACCCGGGTACGAGGCGGAGAATTCCCTGCCCACCACGGGGCCGGGAGCAGGAATCAGGGACGTCGGAGGCGCCCCCGACCTCGTACGGCTCGTGAGCGCAGCGGCCACCGAGTGCCACCGTGCCCGGTTGGTGCGTGCTGGTAATGCCCAATCGGACCGCGCGTACGGCGATCAGCCGTTGGCCTTCTCAAATGCCTCGCGAATGTCGGCGGGGACCCGGCCACGGTCATTGACGTTGTAG
- a CDS encoding histone-like nucleoid-structuring protein Lsr2 translates to MAQKVQVLLVDDLNGGEADETVTFALDGKSYEIDLSDSNAQKLRESLADFVKAGRRTGGRASSGRGKSRAAASGGSQDTAKIRAWAKENGYNVNDRGRVPADIREAFEKANG, encoded by the coding sequence GTGGCACAGAAGGTTCAGGTTCTTCTTGTCGACGACCTCAACGGTGGCGAGGCGGACGAGACGGTGACGTTCGCTCTCGACGGCAAGTCCTACGAGATCGACCTCTCCGACAGCAACGCCCAGAAGCTTCGCGAGTCGCTTGCCGACTTCGTGAAGGCGGGTCGCCGTACCGGTGGCCGCGCTTCTTCCGGTCGTGGCAAGTCCCGTGCGGCGGCTTCCGGCGGCAGCCAGGACACCGCGAAGATCCGCGCGTGGGCGAAGGAGAACGGCTACAACGTCAATGACCGTGGCCGGGTCCCCGCCGACATTCGCGAGGCATTTGAGAAGGCCAACGGCTGA
- a CDS encoding amino-acid N-acetyltransferase, with the protein MPPHSKGLTVRRARTSDVPAVRRLIDAYSRDGILLDKATVTLYEDIQEFWVAERDEDAEVVGCGALHVMWEDLAEVRTLAVDPRLKGSGVGHQVLDKLVRTASWLGVRRIFCLTFEVDFFTKHGFVEIGDAPVDGDVYSELLRSYDEGVAEFLGLERVKPNTLGNSRMLLHL; encoded by the coding sequence ATGCCTCCGCATTCAAAAGGCCTCACCGTGCGCCGCGCCAGGACCAGCGATGTTCCGGCCGTGCGCCGCCTCATCGACGCCTACTCACGTGACGGGATCCTGCTCGACAAAGCCACCGTCACGCTTTACGAGGACATCCAGGAGTTCTGGGTCGCCGAGCGCGACGAAGACGCCGAGGTCGTGGGCTGCGGGGCGCTCCACGTCATGTGGGAAGACCTGGCGGAGGTCCGCACGCTGGCCGTGGATCCGCGGCTCAAGGGGTCGGGAGTCGGCCATCAGGTCCTGGACAAGCTGGTGCGCACCGCGAGCTGGCTGGGAGTGCGGCGCATTTTCTGTCTCACCTTCGAAGTCGACTTCTTCACCAAGCACGGCTTCGTGGAGATCGGCGATGCCCCGGTAGACGGTGATGTCTACAGTGAGCTGCTGCGTTCCTATGACGAGGGCGTTGCGGAGTTCCTGGGCCTCGAACGAGTGAAGCCGAACACCCTGGGTAACAGCCGGATGCTTCTGCACCTGTGA
- a CDS encoding BlaI/MecI/CopY family transcriptional regulator codes for MTRVWEWNRPVTVREVLEDLQKERSIAYTTVMTVLDNLHQKGWVRREAEGRAYRYEAVSTRAAYAAALMNEAWSASDNPGAALVAFFGMMSPEQRQALRDAVRMVEVDEPAEGAEQQAQQAQEAAPAEVDRAQAAPQAAGEAGSAEGDEPGANATGKGR; via the coding sequence ATGACGCGGGTCTGGGAGTGGAACCGCCCGGTCACCGTTCGCGAAGTCCTGGAAGATCTGCAGAAGGAACGGTCGATCGCCTACACCACGGTCATGACCGTATTGGACAACCTCCACCAGAAGGGCTGGGTGCGCCGCGAAGCAGAAGGCCGCGCCTATCGATATGAGGCGGTCTCCACTCGCGCCGCCTACGCGGCCGCACTGATGAACGAGGCATGGTCCGCCAGTGACAACCCCGGGGCCGCCCTTGTGGCCTTCTTCGGCATGATGTCGCCGGAACAGCGCCAGGCCTTGCGCGATGCCGTGCGGATGGTGGAAGTCGACGAGCCGGCGGAAGGCGCGGAACAACAGGCACAACAGGCACAAGAGGCCGCGCCGGCGGAAGTGGACCGCGCGCAAGCGGCACCGCAAGCAGCCGGGGAAGCCGGATCCGCCGAAGGGGATGAACCCGGGGCGAACGCCACCGGCAAGGGGCGATAG
- a CDS encoding type III pantothenate kinase, with translation MLLTIDVGNTHSVLGLFDGEEIVEHWRISTDARRTADELAVLLQGLMGMHPLLGDDLGDGIEGISICSTVPSVLHELREVTRRYYGDVPAVLVEPGVKTGVPILMDNPKEVGADRIINALAAVELYGGPAVVVDFGTATTFDAVSARGEYVGGVIAPGIEISVDALGVKGAQLRKIELARPRSVIGKNTVEAMQSGILYGFAGQVDGVVQRMARELADDPEEVTVIATGGLAPMVLGESSVIDAHEPWLTLIGLRLVYERNIARS, from the coding sequence ATGCTGTTGACCATCGACGTGGGCAACACCCACTCCGTCCTCGGCCTGTTCGACGGCGAGGAGATCGTCGAGCACTGGCGGATCTCCACCGACGCCCGCCGCACCGCCGACGAGCTCGCCGTCCTGCTCCAGGGCCTGATGGGGATGCATCCGCTGCTCGGCGACGACCTGGGCGACGGCATCGAGGGCATCTCGATCTGCTCCACGGTGCCCTCCGTGCTCCACGAGCTGCGCGAGGTCACCCGCCGCTACTACGGCGACGTCCCGGCCGTCCTGGTGGAGCCGGGCGTCAAGACCGGCGTGCCGATCCTCATGGACAACCCCAAGGAGGTCGGCGCCGACCGGATCATCAACGCCCTGGCGGCCGTCGAGCTCTACGGCGGTCCCGCGGTGGTCGTCGACTTCGGCACGGCCACCACCTTCGACGCGGTCAGCGCGCGCGGTGAGTACGTCGGCGGCGTGATCGCGCCGGGCATCGAGATCTCCGTCGACGCGCTGGGCGTCAAGGGCGCCCAGCTCCGCAAGATCGAACTGGCCCGGCCGCGCAGCGTCATCGGCAAGAACACCGTCGAGGCCATGCAGTCCGGCATCCTCTACGGCTTCGCGGGCCAGGTCGACGGTGTGGTGCAGCGAATGGCACGGGAGCTGGCCGACGACCCGGAGGAGGTGACCGTGATCGCCACCGGCGGGCTGGCCCCGATGGTGCTCGGTGAGTCGTCGGTGATCGACGCGCACGAGCCGTGGCTCACCCTCATCGGTCTGCGGCTGGTCTACGAGCGCAATATCGCCCGCTCGTAA
- the nadC gene encoding carboxylating nicotinate-nucleotide diphosphorylase codes for MSSTRDDLPLLQIGGPTGDTPGGGCGDACGCGGDDGSYELDPLSCGLDPDLAALLVAAGLDPVQVEDIAHLALEEDLDQGVDVTTVATVPEDAVATGDFTAREAGTVAGLRIAEAVLSMVCTAEFAVERHVEDGDRVEAGTPLLSVTTRTRDLLTAERSALNLLCRLSGIATTTRRWADALEGTKAKVRDTRKTTPGLRALEKFAVRCGGGVNHRMSLSDAALIKDNHVVAAGGVAAAFQAVRTEFPGVPIEVEVDRLDQIPPILAQGADLILLDNFTPEQTREAVELVAGRAMLESSGRLTLDNARPYAETGVDYLAVGALTHSSPILDIGLDLREDADHAALAPDTAAREDG; via the coding sequence GTGAGCAGCACCCGCGACGACCTCCCCCTCCTTCAGATCGGCGGGCCCACCGGCGACACCCCCGGCGGTGGCTGCGGCGACGCCTGCGGCTGCGGCGGCGACGACGGCTCGTATGAACTCGACCCGCTGAGCTGCGGCCTGGATCCCGATCTGGCCGCGCTCCTGGTGGCCGCCGGGCTCGACCCCGTGCAGGTCGAGGACATCGCCCACCTCGCCCTCGAGGAGGACCTCGACCAGGGCGTGGACGTCACGACCGTGGCGACCGTCCCCGAAGACGCCGTCGCCACCGGCGACTTCACCGCCCGTGAGGCCGGTACGGTCGCCGGGCTGCGGATCGCCGAGGCGGTGCTGTCCATGGTGTGCACCGCCGAGTTCGCCGTCGAGCGGCACGTCGAGGACGGCGACCGGGTCGAGGCCGGCACCCCGCTGCTGAGCGTCACCACCCGCACCCGCGATCTGCTCACCGCCGAGCGCAGCGCGCTGAACCTCCTGTGCCGCCTGTCGGGCATCGCGACCACGACCCGGCGCTGGGCGGACGCGCTGGAGGGGACCAAGGCCAAGGTCCGCGACACCCGCAAGACGACGCCGGGGCTGCGCGCCCTGGAGAAGTTCGCGGTGCGCTGCGGCGGCGGCGTCAACCACCGGATGTCGCTGTCGGACGCGGCGCTGATCAAGGACAACCACGTGGTCGCGGCCGGTGGCGTGGCCGCGGCCTTCCAGGCCGTACGGACCGAGTTCCCCGGGGTGCCCATCGAGGTGGAGGTCGACCGCCTCGACCAGATCCCGCCGATCCTCGCCCAGGGCGCCGACCTGATCCTGCTGGACAACTTCACGCCGGAGCAGACCCGCGAGGCCGTCGAGCTGGTCGCCGGCCGCGCCATGCTGGAGTCGTCGGGCCGGCTGACGCTCGACAACGCCCGGCCCTACGCCGAGACCGGCGTCGACTACCTCGCGGTGGGGGCGCTCACGCACTCCTCCCCGATCCTCGACATCGGCCTCGACCTGCGCGAGGACGCGGACCACGCGGCGCTCGCCCCGGACACCGCCGCGCGCGAGGACGGCTGA
- a CDS encoding L-aspartate oxidase, which produces MTATGTGTGPGPLPGTGIRLTAPAPGWSIEADVVVVGSGVAGLTAALRCAAAGRRTVVVTKARLDDGSTRWAQGGIAAALGEGDTPEQHLADTLVAGAGLCDEEAVRALVTEGPDAVHRLIRTGARFDTAPDSEEIALTREGGHHRRRIAHAGGDATGAEISRALVEAVRAAGLRTVENALVLDLLTDADGHACGVTLHVMGEGQHDGVGAVHAPAVVLATGGMGQVFSATTNPPVSTGDGVALALRAGAEVSDLEFVQFHPTVLYLGPEAEGQQPLISEAVRGEGAHLVDAGGTRFMVGQHELAELAPRDIVAKAITRRAHEQGAEHMYLDGRHFGAQMWESRFPTILAACRSHGLDPVSEPIPVAPAAHYASGGVRTDLRGRTTVPGLYACGEVACTGVHGANRLASNSLLEGLVFAERIAADIAGGPATRPAPAPGAHPAPAPAPRTTLPLLAPETRGAVQRIMTAGAGVLRSAESLAQAAAALDRLHREATETSAQASAHKAPEPGVEAWEATNLLCVARVLVAAAQRRTETRGCHWREDHPERDDASWRRHFRITLGADRALALRTTETAGFPPTADDGPRATATP; this is translated from the coding sequence ATGACCGCCACCGGAACAGGTACCGGACCCGGACCCCTCCCGGGCACCGGCATACGTCTGACGGCCCCCGCCCCCGGCTGGTCCATCGAGGCCGACGTCGTCGTCGTGGGCTCCGGGGTGGCCGGGCTGACCGCCGCGCTGCGCTGCGCCGCGGCCGGCCGCCGGACCGTCGTCGTCACCAAGGCCCGCCTGGACGACGGCTCCACCCGCTGGGCGCAGGGCGGTATCGCCGCGGCGCTCGGCGAGGGCGACACCCCCGAGCAGCATCTGGCCGACACCCTCGTGGCGGGCGCCGGACTGTGCGACGAGGAGGCCGTGCGGGCCCTGGTCACCGAGGGCCCCGACGCCGTCCACCGCCTCATCCGGACCGGCGCGCGCTTCGACACCGCACCGGACAGCGAGGAGATCGCGCTCACCCGCGAAGGCGGCCACCACCGCCGCCGTATCGCGCACGCCGGCGGCGACGCCACCGGGGCGGAGATCTCCCGCGCGCTCGTCGAGGCGGTCCGCGCCGCCGGCCTGCGCACCGTCGAGAACGCCCTGGTCCTCGACCTGCTCACGGACGCCGACGGCCATGCCTGCGGGGTCACCCTGCACGTGATGGGGGAGGGCCAGCACGACGGCGTCGGGGCCGTGCACGCCCCGGCGGTGGTGCTCGCCACCGGCGGCATGGGGCAGGTCTTCTCCGCGACCACCAACCCGCCGGTCTCCACCGGCGACGGGGTGGCGCTGGCGCTGCGCGCCGGCGCGGAGGTCTCCGACCTGGAATTCGTCCAGTTCCACCCCACCGTCCTGTATCTGGGCCCGGAAGCCGAGGGCCAGCAGCCGCTGATCTCCGAGGCCGTGCGGGGCGAGGGCGCCCATCTCGTCGACGCCGGCGGGACCCGCTTCATGGTGGGGCAGCACGAACTCGCCGAACTGGCGCCGCGCGACATCGTCGCCAAGGCGATCACGCGCCGGGCGCACGAACAGGGCGCCGAGCACATGTATCTGGACGGCCGGCACTTCGGCGCGCAGATGTGGGAGAGCCGCTTCCCGACCATCCTCGCCGCCTGCCGCAGCCATGGCCTCGACCCGGTCAGCGAGCCGATACCGGTCGCCCCGGCCGCGCACTACGCCTCCGGCGGCGTGCGCACCGATCTGCGCGGGCGCACCACCGTCCCCGGCCTCTACGCCTGCGGAGAGGTCGCCTGCACCGGCGTGCACGGTGCCAACCGTCTCGCCTCCAACTCCCTCCTGGAGGGCCTGGTCTTCGCGGAGCGGATCGCCGCGGACATCGCCGGAGGCCCCGCAACGCGCCCCGCCCCGGCGCCCGGGGCACACCCCGCGCCGGCGCCCGCGCCCCGTACCACCCTCCCACTCCTCGCCCCCGAGACCCGCGGTGCCGTGCAGCGGATCATGACCGCCGGTGCCGGGGTGCTGCGCAGCGCCGAGAGCCTCGCGCAGGCCGCCGCCGCCCTCGACCGCCTTCACCGCGAGGCGACGGAGACGAGCGCCCAGGCTTCCGCGCACAAGGCCCCCGAGCCCGGCGTGGAAGCATGGGAAGCCACCAACCTCCTGTGCGTCGCACGGGTACTGGTCGCCGCGGCACAGCGCCGTACGGAGACCCGCGGCTGCCATTGGCGCGAGGACCACCCGGAGCGGGACGATGCCTCCTGGCGCCGGCACTTCCGCATCACCCTGGGTGCGGACCGGGCGCTGGCCCTCCGTACGACGGAGACCGCCGGATTCCCGCCGACCGCCGACGACGGCCCCCGGGCCACCGCCACCCCGTAA